Below is a window of Candidatus Thermoplasmatota archaeon DNA.
GGAAGAAGGACAGCTTTAGAACTTAAGCGTGGTATAGAACTTGGAAGGGTAAAAGAAATAGTTACTTAGAAAAGAGGTAAGTGCCTCTCGAATAGTAACGTTTATAATATGTGAGGCAGTTGCTAAGTAAAGAATGCTATCTAAACGAATATTACTTGCTATTGAAGAGCTAGAAATGTGGAAAAAGAGGGAGAATGAGTTTAAGAACTTGCTTGAAAAGGCTACCGGCGAAGAGAGAACGAGGTTAAAAAAGGAGCTTGAGAAAGTTAGCGAGCAAGTTGATTATTACGAAGCTTTAATAGGAGATATGAAAAAGGAGCTAAGACCTATAAAAATCACAGACGTACTAAGATAGATGTAAAATGCGCCTTCTATTTATTACTCTGAAGTTTTAGTATTGCCTCTGCAATATCGCCCTGCGTAGCCTCTAGCGCTTTTTTAGCTTGCTCTAAAGTTACGTTTGCCTGCTGAGCTACTAGCTCTATATCGCTTGCTTGCATGCCCCTCTCTTTAATTTCAGGCTCGCCAGCGACTTGATATGTTTTCTGTTCTTGGACTAGCATTACAGTAACACTTGGCTTCCTAAACAGATATTCTTTTGAGGCAGTCCTTATAATAACTTCCTCTACATTTTCAAGCTCTTCAACGCTAATGCCTAGTTGGCGCATTGCTCTTTCTATTTGCTTGGGGCTGAGCCCTCTAAATCCGCGCATATGAAAGAAATATAATTTAGAAAAGTAAATATTTTATGCTGCCAATATCTAATTATGCTCACTTACAGAGATGTTTTAGCATTGGATAGGAATTCTGAGTATTGGCTTGTACCGCAAGCCGAGCTTATGGAAAATGCTGGGAGAGCGGTTGCAGGAGTTGCGCTGAGGCATATTGAGAAAGGCAGAAATGTTATCATAATTTGTGGGCTCGGCAATAATGGCGGTGATGGCTTTGTAGCTGCACGATACCTTAAAGAAAATAATTGCAATGTAAAGGTGATTCTTTTAGGCAAGCCTGAGGATATAAAGACAGAAATTGCGAAGGCAAACTACGATAGAGTTAGGGATATTGCAGAAAGTTTTGAAAATGTAAATTTAGCTAAAGAGCTAGAAAAAGCAGATATTATAATTGATGCTATGCTGGGCGTAGGCGTTAGCGGAAAATTGAAAGAGCCTTATCTAAGTGTAGTAAAATTAATAAACAAGTACAAAAGCAGTAAATTTATAATTGCCGTTGACGTACCTACAGGGCTTGGCACAACCTTTGCTGTTATACCGAACATTACAGTTACGTTTCACGATTTGAAGGAAGGAATGAGTAGAAAAAATTCTGGTAGAATTATAGTAGAGGATATTGGTATACCAAAAGAGGCTGAGAAATGTACTGGCCCTGGCGAGCTTGTTTATTATCCCAAGCCAGAAAAAGATTCTAAAAAGGGCGATAACGGAAGAGTTTTAGTAATTGGTGGCGGCCCGTATACTGGCGCTCCTGCACTTGCAGCTAGCGCTGCTTATCGTACAGGCGTTGATCTAGTTCATTTAGCAGTTCCTAGCGCAATATACCAGATAATTGCAAGCTACTCACCAAATTTTATAGTACATTCTGTAGACAGAGAGATATTGACTCAAAACGCTATTGGTAAAATTCTAGAACTGGCTGAGAAAGTGGATTCTGTAGTTATAGGGCCTGGATTAGGAAATGCAAAAGAAACAAAGGTAGCAATTAAAGAGCTTGTTGCGGAAATAACGCTTCCTTTAGTTATAGATGCAAATGCATTTGATGCGATTAAGTTACACAATATAAAAAACAAGACTGGTGTTGTCACACCTCATTCAAAAGAGTTTAAAAAGCTTACTGGGCAAGCGTTCCCTAAAGAGCTCGACAAAAGAATTTCGAGTGTTGAAAAATTTGCGAAGCAAGTGAAAATGGTAATATTGCTCAAAGCACCAATAGACATTATCTCAAACGGTAGCAAGACAAAGCTCAGCTACACAGGTAATGAGGCAATGACTGTTGGTGGCACGGGCGACGTGCTTGCAGGTATTGTTGCAGCACTGCTTGCTAAAAAAGTAGAGCCTTTTAGGGCCGCATGTATGGGCGCTTTTATTAACGGCTATGCAGGTGATTTGGTATTTAAAGAAAAATCTTATTCTTTACTCGCTACCGATATAATTGAAAAAATACCAATGGTGCTGAAGGAGTTCTTGTAATGCTACTCGGTATTATTGCAGATGTGCATTCGAACTTACCTGCACTGGAAAGTGTGCTCCATGCACTAGAGCTAGAAAAAATTGATAAAATAATACATGGGGGCGATATTGTAGGCTACAATCCTTATCCTAACGAAGTTATAGAAATTTTAAAAGAGCGTAAAGTCATTTCTATACTTGGCAATCATGATAGAGCTGTATTAGCTCAAGATACTCTGGGACTTAATCCTTACGCTGCTCAAGCAGTTCTTTGGACTATAGATAAATTAACTAGCGAGAGTTACGAGTATCTGAGAACTTTAAAAGCTCGCGAGAAATTGAATTTGGGCAAACAAATTAGCATAATTCACGGCTCGCCTTGGAACGATGACGAATACGTTTACGAGTACGAATTAACGCCTGATTTTCTAACAGAAGTTAAAGCTGAAGTTCTAATTTACGGACATACTCATGTACCATGCATTAAAAGGTTTAGCAACGGTCTAATAATAAATCCAGGCTCTGTAGGGCAACCCAGAGATTGCAATCCAAGAGCAAGCTATGCAGTTTTAGATTTAGCTACTGAAAAAGCAGATGTGAAAAGAGTTATCTACGACACAAAAGCGGTTATGAAAAAGATTCTAAAAGAGGGCTTGCCTGAATTTCTAGCTCAAAGACTTGTTCTGGGAATATGAGACTTCATAAATGTTTTTCATTAAAGTAGAGTTTATATAGTTGCAAAGCTTAGCTCAGTTGTTATGTCTAAAATTGTGCCTATTTATAACGAGCCTGCACTGCTATTAAATAAAGAAACTTTGGTGGTTGCAGACCTACATTTAGGAATAGAGCTGGAGCTCCAGAGCAAAGGTATTAATTTACCAAGCTTGACAGACAAGATTCTAGATAAAATTCTAAAACTAGGCAGTAAATATAAAATTAAAAAACTGGTAATTCTCGGTGACTTAAAGCATAGTATCCCTATTTATTATCAAGAGCTAAAAGAAGTGACTCAAATGATTGAAAAGCTACTCCATGAAGGCATCGGTATAGAAATAATTCCTGGAAATCATGACGGCGCTATTCACAAATTACTGCCTAAAGCAGTAAAAATACACTCTCCCAAAGGAGTTGCGATTGATGGGATAGGGCTATTCCATGGGCATGCCTACCCTTCAGATGAAATATTAGATCACAAAGAGCTTATCACAGCTCATATTCATCCTGTGGTAGCACTGAGCACAGGTTTTAGCACAATTGCAGAGCCTTGCTGGGTTAAATTCAAATCGTCAAATCGCTCTTTCATAATAATGCCGGCATTCAATAAACTCTGTGGCTGCATTATTAACACTGGCAAATTAAAGTTACGTCCACCGCTCTCTAAGCTCATTACTCTTAACAATTCCTTGATTTACCTTTTAGACGGTACCTCGCTCGGAAAGCTTAGCAACTTAACGAGAACATGAGTGTATTTGAGCTACTAGATATTAAAATACAGAAATTGCTGGCTGCAAAAGGGTTGGCAGAGCCGACAGAGTCGCAGGCTCTTGCAATACCTGAAGTAATTAAAGGCGAGAATATTCTTTTGATTGCCCCCACTGGCATAGGCAAAACAGAAGCTGTGGTTCTTCCGCTACTACATAAAATGATAACTGAACGCTTATCACCTATCTCTATTCTTTATATTACACCACTTCGTGCGCTCAATCGCGATTTGTACTCTAGACTCTTATTCTGGTGCTCTAACTTAGGAATTAACTTGGCAGTAAGGCATGGCGATACCACGAAGCAAGAGCGTAGAAGGCAGCTGCTGCATCCGCCAGATATTTTAATAACAACGCCCGAGACTTTACAACTATTGTTAATAGGCAAGCGCCTTAAAGAGCTTTTGAAAAATATTAGATGCGTAATAATAGATGAGGTTCATGAGCTTGCAGTCAGTGAAAGAGGGGCACAACTAGCAATTGCATTAGAGCGCTTGGAAGAACTTGTTAATAAAGAATTTCAAAGAATAGGCTTGAGCGCTACTGTGGGTAGCCCAGAAATTGTAGCTAGCTTCGTGGCAGGCAGTAGAAAAATAAAAATTTTAAAAACTAACATTGCTAAAAGGCTGGAAATAAGTATTGTCTCTCCTCAGTCAAATGATAAAATTAAAGAGCTGGCTGATAAACTAGGAGTAGAGACTAAACTTATAGCTCTACTATCTAAAGCTTGGAGCTTGATTAAAGAGCATAATTCAACTCTTTTATTCGTTAATACACGCGATGCCGCTGAGTTCCTAGCTTCGCAACTCAGAAGGTGGGATGCGCAACCGCAGATTGGGATACATCATGGCTCGCTTTCAAAAGAAGTAAGGACGAAAATGGAGGAGGATTTTAAAGCTCAGAACTTAAAAGCGCTTATAGCAACTTCAAGCTTAGAACTAGGTATAGATATAGGCACTGCCGATTTCACTATCCAGTACAATTCGCCAAGACAAGTTTCAAGACTAGTGCAACGTGTAGGGAGAAGCGGTCATAGAGTTGGCGAGCTTTCTAAAGGTGCTCTGATTGCTACAAGTGCTGATGAGCTTGCAGAAAGTTTTGTAATTGCTAGAAAGGCGTTAAATGGTGAGCTGGAAGGTATTGAGGTCAGAGATTCGCCACTCACAGTACTTGCAAATCAAATAGTAGCCTTTGCGCTAGCTGGTAGGCACAATATTGAGCATGCTTATAAAACAATTACAAAAGCTTATCCCTTCAGAAATTTAAGTTTTGAGAAATTTAAGAGCACATTAGAGCTTTTAAAGGCTCAGAGATTATTACATGTAGAAGGAAATAGTTTTAGAGCACTGAGACTAGGCAGAGAATATTTTTACGAAAATATTTCTATGATACCTGATGAAAAGGTATATCACGTCATTGATATTACAACGAGGGAGCGAGTTGGTACGCTGGACGAGCGTTTTGTGGTTAGCTACCTAGACAAAAATAAAAGTTTTACTATGAAAGGCCAGTCTTGGACTGTGAGCAGCATAGAAGAAGACAGAATTTTTGTGACTCCAGCTCATGGTATAGGCGAAATTCCTTCTTGGCTCGG
It encodes the following:
- a CDS encoding DEAD/DEAH box helicase; amino-acid sequence: MSVFELLDIKIQKLLAAKGLAEPTESQALAIPEVIKGENILLIAPTGIGKTEAVVLPLLHKMITERLSPISILYITPLRALNRDLYSRLLFWCSNLGINLAVRHGDTTKQERRRQLLHPPDILITTPETLQLLLIGKRLKELLKNIRCVIIDEVHELAVSERGAQLAIALERLEELVNKEFQRIGLSATVGSPEIVASFVAGSRKIKILKTNIAKRLEISIVSPQSNDKIKELADKLGVETKLIALLSKAWSLIKEHNSTLLFVNTRDAAEFLASQLRRWDAQPQIGIHHGSLSKEVRTKMEEDFKAQNLKALIATSSLELGIDIGTADFTIQYNSPRQVSRLVQRVGRSGHRVGELSKGALIATSADELAESFVIARKALNGELEGIEVRDSPLTVLANQIVAFALAGRHNIEHAYKTITKAYPFRNLSFEKFKSTLELLKAQRLLHVEGNSFRALRLGREYFYENISMIPDEKVYHVIDITTRERVGTLDERFVVSYLDKNKSFTMKGQSWTVSSIEEDRIFVTPAHGIGEIPSWLGEEIPVPFEVALEVGDLREAIAEGKSQAHELKLFTEYIETHRKANKLVPNGKLITIEKGSGLIILNACFGTKVNQTLAQIISTLLASRIGSSVGVHSDAYRVIFELPENVNTELIEEYFRTTKPELLESFVKVSLKNSSLFKWYLLHTAKKFGTLSKSADRQIGLRKILDSVKDTLIWEEAIAKILWDKMDIERTKMILTKIQAGDIKVSITNLTPIGLEGCERRKELILPERAEREILELLRRRLESKRISVVCLSCKKARSLTSKDYLPKCQSCNSVLLGVAENETVENFRKGRLSKKELFKLKKSANLLLYYGARALLAFAARGVGVETAARILGKPCFTEQDFLRELLRAEITYARTRRFWD
- a CDS encoding NAD(P)H-hydrate dehydratase, coding for MLTYRDVLALDRNSEYWLVPQAELMENAGRAVAGVALRHIEKGRNVIIICGLGNNGGDGFVAARYLKENNCNVKVILLGKPEDIKTEIAKANYDRVRDIAESFENVNLAKELEKADIIIDAMLGVGVSGKLKEPYLSVVKLINKYKSSKFIIAVDVPTGLGTTFAVIPNITVTFHDLKEGMSRKNSGRIIVEDIGIPKEAEKCTGPGELVYYPKPEKDSKKGDNGRVLVIGGGPYTGAPALAASAAYRTGVDLVHLAVPSAIYQIIASYSPNFIVHSVDREILTQNAIGKILELAEKVDSVVIGPGLGNAKETKVAIKELVAEITLPLVIDANAFDAIKLHNIKNKTGVVTPHSKEFKKLTGQAFPKELDKRISSVEKFAKQVKMVILLKAPIDIISNGSKTKLSYTGNEAMTVGGTGDVLAGIVAALLAKKVEPFRAACMGAFINGYAGDLVFKEKSYSLLATDIIEKIPMVLKEFL
- a CDS encoding metallophosphoesterase family protein, with amino-acid sequence MLLGIIADVHSNLPALESVLHALELEKIDKIIHGGDIVGYNPYPNEVIEILKERKVISILGNHDRAVLAQDTLGLNPYAAQAVLWTIDKLTSESYEYLRTLKAREKLNLGKQISIIHGSPWNDDEYVYEYELTPDFLTEVKAEVLIYGHTHVPCIKRFSNGLIINPGSVGQPRDCNPRASYAVLDLATEKADVKRVIYDTKAVMKKILKEGLPEFLAQRLVLGI
- a CDS encoding metallophosphoesterase, with amino-acid sequence MSKIVPIYNEPALLLNKETLVVADLHLGIELELQSKGINLPSLTDKILDKILKLGSKYKIKKLVILGDLKHSIPIYYQELKEVTQMIEKLLHEGIGIEIIPGNHDGAIHKLLPKAVKIHSPKGVAIDGIGLFHGHAYPSDEILDHKELITAHIHPVVALSTGFSTIAEPCWVKFKSSNRSFIIMPAFNKLCGCIINTGKLKLRPPLSKLITLNNSLIYLLDGTSLGKLSNLTRT
- a CDS encoding nascent polypeptide-associated complex protein, with translation MRGFRGLSPKQIERAMRQLGISVEELENVEEVIIRTASKEYLFRKPSVTVMLVQEQKTYQVAGEPEIKERGMQASDIELVAQQANVTLEQAKKALEATQGDIAEAILKLQSNK